TCCCTTTTGACTGCGCACTGTCATAATAGCTCTGGTCGTACTGGCAATAAACGCCATCCAAATCGCACGTTAGGCTGCCAGGATATTCTGCATTGCATAATGGATTTTCACATCCTACTTTTACATTAATGGACGATTTGCGGGGATCAAACATGGCTACCTCTGTTTCCTGGGGGAAGCAGCTGCCACAGGGTCTCACAAGGCGTAGGTTTCGACTGGAGGTGTACCCACACCAAAACTTATCACGTACTCGGATGTGCGGTGAGTAACAGGAGCTCGCACATCGTTAGGACGTCTTGCCAAGTGGTTATATCGTTCGACAGATCGCTGTTTCGCATTCCTCATTCTTTCAGCGTCTGTAAGTTTAGGGTCATAGAATGGCGAATCACAGTGAATTAAACGCGCTGTAAAACCAGCCGATTTCATTTTAGGTTTATGATCCGAGAATGGGAATGGAGTAGCACAGATGGAACATGATGATGATCCGAGAGGAAACAAAACATCGTCCAAGAAATTGGGGTTTCCATATAAGTAGATACATTATATAATTGAAAGACTAATTACTCTTTGGTGCAATCCCCGTTTTGGAGAGAAATTACTTTGTTTCTCAAATCATAGCCGACATTAACATCTAGTAGATGTTGAAACCCTATTATTGTCAGATCATCTGTTGCTCGCTTGAACCTTAGGCATACAGTGAGGCCATATTTACCACTGTAGAGTGACCAAGCATTCCAAACATCTAGAGTATGATTCAAACCAGTAAAATGGTAAGTTATCTTTGGAAAATCATTAATCACTTGTTCCATGGTTTCAACCAGGTAACACAGCTCATAATTAGAGATAGACACCCTTTCCAGTATAATCCGTTTCTCCAATTCTGCAAGCAATACATCATATGCATCTCCAGCAAGATTTGTGTTGGTCGTACCGGTATCAATAATCACTCCTCTATAACCCGTTTCTGAAATTTGGAAGGTTCCTTGTGGGATATTAAGCCTTGTCAAGCCGACACTGATTCCTTCCAAACTAACATAATAAAGTGGAAAACTTTTATTCCCAAATCCCACCATCGGAGTGGTTTCATTGGTGATAATTGCATCTTCTCCGAAGCGTATTAGACTTGTTTTTGGCGATCCCTTTCTGTATATCGATGCAAAGCAATGGGAAAAGCGGTCGATATTGTTTAGTGAAATGAAAGACAAAGCATCTTTATTTACACCAAAAACTCCTGGTATTCCATAATCACCATTCGGGTAGGTGTTATTGTGTCCACAGCCAAATGGTAATTGTATTTTGATCTTCGTCCCATCAAAATGAGTATCATCTAGAAAGCTGAAATTATCAATAGACAAAATCCCCTCTGACTGCGCAGCGTCATAATAGCTCTGGTGGTAGCTGCAAAAAATGCCGTCTCTATCGCACGTGAGTTGGCCAGGATATTCTCCATTGCATAATGGATCTTCACATCCTATTTTTACATAACTGGAGGATTTGCGAGGATCAAATATGGGTACTCCTTTGTCCTGGGTGTAGCATTGTTCGCAGGGTCTGCACTGGATCCACGTCATATCACTAGCCGTGTCTATCAAGGCATAAGTGTCGACTGGAGGTGTACCTACACCAAAAATTATCACGAATGCGGATGTGCGGTAATCAACAGGAGCTCGCACATCATTAGGACGTCTTGTGAAGTGGTTATACCGTTCCATAGATCGCTCTTCTGCATTCCTCATTCTTTCAGCATCTGTAAGTTTAGGGTCATAGAATGGCGACTCTGGTGAATCACGATGAATTAAACGCGCTGTAAAACCCACCGGCTTCGTGTTACGTTTATGATCTGAGAATGAGAATGAAGTAGCAGAGATGaaacatgatgatgatgatacgagaataagaaaaattagaaGCAATAAAGCAGAAGAGGAAattgatgatgaggaggaagaagaagtacCCATGGCTCTCTGCTGAAATTCTTATTTTGGTGTAGAAATGAAATGTATTTATACGCGAATATGAAAAAAATATGCattaattttgtttttattaatgaTTTAAGAGTTTTGATTTTTAAGAtatgcattaattttttttatgattcaaGAGATCTGTTACAGTATTAAAAAAGTATTTTTAAAattgtaaaaaaagaaaaataaataggaaatatttttaagacgacataaatttgtttttaaaGTATTTACTCCTAATAGTTTACATGAATAGAGATTCTTTTACGGAAAATATTATATATTTCCATATTTCCACAGAAAATATTTGGGAAATCTTATAAATTCCCGTAATCTGATTTTTATACCTATCTtaatctaaaaaaataacaaaataaacgaAAATATTTAATGTTATTAATTTCCATATTTTGATTGTTAAACCATCTTAATCTTAAAGAAAAAAATGTTTACCGGACACAGGGATgaccatttgccccacccaaacccatccccgtgggtacccgccCCTATTGGATAGGGTTTTACCCGTACAAACGGGGTTGGGgttgggtatgggtaatacccgaaattaGTGAAGCGGGGATGGGGCGGGGATGGGATTCTAGGTCACTGGTGCTGCAGCTAATTGTTGTTGCCTACGTAACCTACAAAGAAGGGATTCGGGAGCAACTAAATTAAGCCAAATCATATTGCAAGGCCAAAGTCCAAGCATAGCCTAATCCTCTTATGCCAAATGGTCTTTTGCAAATGATAAGCAAGAATGTGCATCATTGGCCTTTTTTTCATTTTGTCATGATGATGCACCCTTAGTTTCTCAATGCCAATAATTATGCTCAAGCATCAAGAATCTCTTTCACGTAAGTAACGCGCAATAATGATGCTTTCACATCAAAACCGCTTTATCGGCTAAGTTTTGAATCTTACCAGTGCATCCACgttatatgcaccttcaactaaCTACTCCTCTCTATATATGTCCTATTGAGATTTCTATAACTAAAAATTTGGGGACTAATTGACATGCTGCTTCACTATTGATGGTCGTTTCGCCATGCATCCTCTGCAATGCGCCATGGTGGTGCAAAATCCAGTTTTGGCCTGACAGCCAACTTGAATGATGCGCTATCATGGTGCAATATTGCGCTCGTCCAGTCACCCAATGGAGTGATGCACCACGATGGTGCAACATTTCCTCGGGCAGCCACCACTGACGTGATGGACCATGATAATGTGATATTAGCCATTGGACAATGTAACCTGCATAATGCACCATGATGATGCGATATTGTCCCTTGGACAATATTCCTTTTAGCTCGCAACCTTATATCGAAATGACGCTTCATCTCATTAAAATGATGCATCGTGGAGCATGTGCCATGCTAAAAGTAAAAGTACAACAATTGTCAAAAGAAGTTTTTGGACGTTTTGTACCTTTAGATTTACGAACCTAAGATTTTAGGTTAACGAACTCAATTAGAAAAGTGTCAGGAGAATATTTTCTAATCAAGGTTTGAAAACTCAAAAACTAAGTTCGAGAACTTAAGTAAGTTTAGGTTCAAGAATCTTTCTTTCTCCACTAGGTTCGCCAACTCAAAACATAGGTTCACGAACTCAAACCAAGCCGAGTTCAggaaaatttctttctcttcaatTTTTGCGAACTTACAACATAGGTTCGCAACCTAatatgtataaatttcaaatttcaaataaatTTCTTAAATATAGATTTGCGAACCAATACTTTCGAAACTCATGTGATAATAATTACTTGATGTTAGTTTCGAAAAAAGCGACAACATGAGTTTGACACCGAAACTTCACTAAACTTTAGCTGAACATCTAGTTTATGACAAGAACCATCTTTGTTAAAGTCTTCGGTTTTGTTATGATAGATAGATAAAAGGAAAAGCAATCTGAAATAAAAACCAATCTTTTTTACTAAcctttgatgaagttcttcatgtaaTCTTCAATCTTTAATCTTCGTGAGTAGCTTGGATGAACCTAAGAATTTACTACCTAATATATCTAGACCGAAGCTAAGTTTAGTAAGTTATGAATTGAGAAATAATTTTGGCATCAAAATTTGACAACATACTTTTCATATCAATACATagaggttcaaccgagcattctaTCTAACAATATCTCCCTTTTATCAATTATGGTGATAAATTTTTTGAAATAATATGGACTTTGATAAGTTTTACTTTTAGTACAAACGCCATGATACTTTCTTGATTTCTTGAAAGTTCAATTTTATTCTTCTACGGTTCTTCATGTGTTCGTTGAGTACAAGCAATTGAAGATTCGACAGTGATAGATAACAACTTTAATATTCCTACCCTTCAGAATTTGCATACGGATGACTTTCATTTTCGCATATTATTTTTATCCCAATGAGTAATATCATTTGTCACTTCTAAGCACAATATACTTTTTCAAACATATAGAGATACTACTTATTATTTTGACATGTACTCCCCCTTAGCCTTTACATGTTAATTTTTGCTAGATAGGACGATGATCACACATATTAATTAACTCGCCCCTTAAGATAATGTTTCAAAAAACCATATATCATTAgtattaaattattattttttctcaccctttttgtcacaaagttGACAGAGGTGATGAGAATTGGGTTTCTTGAATTAAGCCATTAGGAGAACAATTGACACTAAGAGTTCTATCATATCGTCAATGATAATTTCACTAATTTTCACAACTTAGTTTCTTTCACCTTAAAGAGATTAAAGGGACTTTTCTCTCCTAAATTCTACAAACACACTCCCCTCCAAAGATATGTTAATTAAACACCAGTTCAACTATAAGAATTCACCTCCATttatatcattctcaaaatagaaCATTTAAGGCGATCTTTTTactataaaaataattttatctaATTTTAACAAATCTCAAAAGAAGATAGAAGACATGGATCAATCGTCAAAAAAATTCATCTTTAGTTAATTATTCATGGAAGAACATGAGAGTTATAAGCATA
This is a stretch of genomic DNA from Papaver somniferum cultivar HN1 chromosome 1, ASM357369v1, whole genome shotgun sequence. It encodes these proteins:
- the LOC113275593 gene encoding aspartic proteinase CDR1-like; amino-acid sequence: MGTSSSSSSSISSSALLLLIFLILVSSSSCFISATSFSFSDHKRNTKPVGFTARLIHRDSPESPFYDPKLTDAERMRNAEERSMERYNHFTRRPNDVRAPVDYRTSAFVIIFGVGTPPVDTYALIDTASDMTWIQCRPCEQCYTQDKGVPIFDPRKSSSYVKIGCEDPLCNGEYPGQLTCDRDGIFCSYHQSYYDAAQSEGILSIDNFSFLDDTHFDGTKIKIQLPFGCGHNNTYPNGDYGIPGVFGVNKDALSFISLNNIDRFSHCFASIYRKGSPKTSLIRFGEDAIITNETTPMVGFGNKSFPLYYVSLEGISVGLTRLNIPQGTFQISETGYRGVIIDTGTTNTNLAGDAYDVLLAELEKRIILERVSISNYELCYLVETMEQVINDFPKITYHFTGLNHTLDVWNAWSLYSGKYGLTVCLRFKRATDDLTIIGFQHLLDVNVGYDLRNKVISLQNGDCTKE